The sequence GCCGAGCAGCGGCAGCAGACCAGCCAGAGTACGCAGCAGGGTCGATTTGCCGCAGCCGGACGGTCCGACTACGGTAACGATCTCGCCGGGGGCGACATCGAGGTCCAGGCCCTCCAGCACGGGGGCGCCGGGCCGGCCCAGCACGGCGGCATCGAGGGTCAGACCGAGGCCCGGGAGGGCTTCCGGCGCCGCGGCCGCCGTGGTGATCTCGGTACGGGTCATGAGGACTCCCCGAGCGCCGAACGGCGCACCCTCCACCGGCCGACCTGCCATCGGCCGACCCGCCACCCGCCCCGGCCGCCCGTGGGCGGAGGGGAGCCCTCGGCGGCCCGCGGCAGCCACCGGGTCAGCCGGCGCCCCAGCAGTTCCACCGCCGTGGAGGTGAACCGGCCGAGCAGTCCGATGGTGGCCATCCCGACGAAGACCCCCGGGTAGTCGAGAATGGTGTAGTCCTGCCAGGTCCGGTACCCCACGCCGTACTCTCCGGAGATCATCTCGGCGGAGATCACACAGATCCACGAGACACCGATGCCCACCGACAGCCCGCCGAGGATGCCGGGCAACGCCCCCGGCACCACCACCGACCGCAGTACCCGCCACCGGCCCCCGCCCATGGTGCGCACCGCCTCCTCCCAAACGGGAGTCAGCGCCCGCACCGCGTGCCGGGTGGAGACCGTGACGGGGAAGAACGCGGCGGTGCACGTGATGAAGACGATGCCCTGTTCATTACTGGGGAACAGCAGGATCGCCACCGGCACCAGCGCGATCGCCGGTATCGGGCGCAGCACTTCGAGCAGCGGGCCGAGGAGGTCGGAGGCGAGCGGGGAGCGGGCGACCGCGATGCCGACGGTGACGCCGAGCACGGCCGCGAGGGCGAAGCCGCCGACGATCCGGGTCAGGCTGTCGGTGACGTCCTGCCAGTACGCGGCGGTGCCGAGCCGGCGGGCGAACGCCTCAGCCGTTTCGGTGACGGTGGGGAACTGGGAGAACCGCAACCACAGGTTGACCCGGAACTGGGCGAGCAGCTGCCACACCGCGAGCGCCGCGAGGACCGCCGCGGTGCGCCGGGCACGGCGGGTCCAGGCCCGGCGGCGCGGGCCCGCCCGGCCCGGCCCGGTGGTCGTGGAGGTGGGCGCGCTCACCGGGCCTGCTCCAGAGCGGCGGCGTAGCTGAGAGTGCGGGCACCGCGATGGTGCCGGGTCCAGGTGTCGGCGGTGGCGCGGGTGGCGAAGGGCAGCAGCCGGGCGCCGTCGTGGACCCAGACCGACTTGTCGGCGAACCAGCGGGTGCCGGTCGTCGCGTCGGCCACATACGCGGCCCGTACCGCGTCGCGATGGGCGGCGGCGAACCGCAGGAGGGCTTGTGGGCCGCTGAAGGAGTGGGTGCGGTCCTCGCCGCGCAGCCACACCTCGTCGGGCGACGGGTGTGCGGTGCTGCTCCGGGCCTTGGCGTACCCGCTGCCGTAACTCTGTTTGACGTAACGGTCATTGACAAACGAGTCAACGTTGACCGGCCCGGTCAGCTCGGCCGCGCGCAGCACCGTCACATCCTTCTTCAGCGCGGCGATCAGCTGTGGCTTGAGCGTGGGATCGAAGGTGGCGAGGCCGCCGGCGCCGTTGTAGAGGTAGACCACCTCGGGCGGCAGACCGGTGGCCTTGGCAACCCGCTGCGCGGCGTCGACGGGGTGGGTCTGCAGATAGCGCGTCGCATCCCGCTGTGCGGTGAGGAACGCCCTGACCACGGCCGGGCGTTGTCCGGCGAAGGCGTCCCGTACGGTCACACCGTGGAAGGTGGGCAGGCCGAGCGCGCCCCCGTCGTAGAGCGCCTGCGCCTTGCCCTGGAAGGCGAGCAGACCCGGCCAGGCCACGAACTGCGACAGGGCGTCCGCGCTGCCCGACTGGAGCGCCGAGGCACCCACGGCCGGCTGCTGGTTGAGCTTGTGAATGCCGCGTTCCGGATCGATCCCGGCCCGCTGCAGGGCCCGTACGAGAGTGCCGTCGGAGGCCGAGCCGACGCTGCTGGAGACCCTCTTGCCACGCAGGTCCGCCGGCGAGCGCAGGGCCGAACCCGGCTTGGTGACAATGGTGTTGAGCGCGCCGCGCAGGTTGTAGCCGGTGACGGAGACCAGCCGGGTGGGGGCGTGCAGCTGTGTGCCGCGGGCGGCGTTGAGGAGCAGCGGGAAGTCGCCCATCGAACCGATGTCGACCTTCCCGGCGACCATCTGCGCGGTGATCGGCGCACCGGTCGCGTAATCCTGCCACCGCACCTTGTACACCTTGCCGTCCCGCTTGCCCTGGGCGCGCAGCGCACGCTCGAAGGAACCGAGCGAGCGCAGCAGGGTGCCGGCGGTGACCGTGTTGATGGTCTTGGACTGGTAGCCGACGGTCACGGTGACGGTCTTGCCGTCCGAGGCGTCCGCGGTGGTGCCGCAGCCGCTGAGCAAGGCCGCCGGCAGCGCGGTCGCGAGCGCCGTGGCGAGCGACGCCCTGCGGCGCGCCGTACGCCGTGCGGTGGAGGAAGGGTCCGGCGAGCGCCGGAAGAAGGGCGAGGGCGGGAAGGAGGACGGGGACGGTGCGAACCGGGAGCCCGTGAATCGGGAGCTCATGGACGGGGGCCTCTCATCGCAACAGATAGGGCATGTTGACCGTGACCGCGCCGGTGGGGCAGCGTGCGGCGCACGGCCCGCAGTACCAGCACTCGTCGACGTGCATGTACGCCTTGTTGCTCGCCGGATTGATGGCGAGCGAGTCCAGTGGGCACATGTCGACGCACAGCGTGCAGCCGTCGATGCACTTGGACTCGTCGATGGTCACGGGCACGTCGGCGCGTTGGGGCGCAACAGGCATGGCGGTCTCCAGGGCATGGCGAGGGCGGGGGAGCGGGAAGCGGTGAGAGGAGGGGCGAGTGGGAAGTCGGCGGGGAAAGGGAGTCGGCGGGGACGGCGGCGGCTCAGAGCGTGCGGCGCAACAGGCCCCGCATGGTGAGGCGATCGCCGCGGAAGCGGATGAACTCCAGGTCGACGGGGGCGCCGTCGGCGAGATGGGTGAGACGTTCGAGCATCAGCACGGCGGTGCCGCGCGGGGCTTCCAGCACGGCGGCGGAGTGCGCGTCGGCATTGACGGCCTCCAGGGTGATCTCCGCGGTGCCCAGCGGTTGTCCGGCGGTCTCCTCGATCAGCCGGAAAACGTCGTTGTTCTCCAGATCGGCGTCGAGCAGGGGGAAGCCCGATGTGCATCGGGACATAGGTCAGGTCCAGGGACAGCGGCAGACCGTCGAGTCTGCGCAGTCGTTCCACGTACAGCACTTCGGCACGCGGCGGGATCCGCAGCCGCTGTGCCACCGGGGCCGGAGCCGCGACCGGGTTGATGGTGCGCACCTCATTGGTGACCCTGCCGTGCGGGTGCAGGGTCTCGGCGAGCCCCATCAGCCGGTCGAGCGCATGCGGGTACTTCCGGCACACCACCACCGTGCCCACACCCGGCTGACGCGCCACGAGCTGTTCGGCGCGCAGCAGATCGAGGGCCTGGCGGACGGTGTTACGGGACTCGCCGTAGTCCGCGCCGATCACCTCCTCGTGGGGCAGTACGCCGCCGGGGAAGCCGCCCCCGAGCACCTGGTGGCGCAGCAGGTCGGCGAGCTGCCGGGCGCGGTCCGCGCGGAGCCGGCGACGGCGCGCGGCCGCTACCGGAGTGGTGTGCTGGCGGGTGCGTGGGGCGGACATGCGGTGGACCATACCGACGAGATCCGGCCAGTGGTGTTGCCGCAGTGTTGCGCCACCTGCCACCGGTTGGGGCGAGCCTGTGACCTGGTGGTTCGACGCCGACGCGACAAGATCTGCCACCCCGGGTAGCAGGCGTACGGCACCTGGGAGGCGGCCGTCCGGCACCCGGGGCGCGGCCGTACGGCACCCGGGACCCGCCTGCCCGGCACCCGGGAACGGCCGCCCCGCACCCGGGAAACGTCCGTCCGGCCCAGCGAATGCGGCCCCCGGCGCCCGTGTCGCCGGGCGGTCCCGGCCGGCTGCCGGATAGCGTCGAGGACCGGTACAGCGCCGCACGCCGCCCGCCCGACCGCCGCCCGACCACCGCGGCGCGGCTCCGCCGGGTGCCCGGGCGGCCGACGAGGAGGTGGGCCGTGACCACGTGGCCGGCCGTGGTGTTCGCCGTGCTCGCGGCAGCCAGCAATGCGCTGGCCACGGTCCTGCAGCGGCGTGCCGCCCGTACGGTCCCGCTGTCCAGCGGACTGCGCCTCGGCCTGCTCGTCGACCTGCTGCACCGTGCGGTCTGGCTCGGCGGGATGCTCGCGGTCGTCGCCGCGGCCTGCTTCCAGGCGCTGGCTCTGTCCCAGGGTGCACTGTCGGTGGTGCAGCCCCTCTTCGTCCTCGAACTGCCCCTCGCCCTGCTCATCGGACGGGTCCTGCTGGGCGGACACATCCCCCGCACCGGCTGGATCGGTGTGGGGCTGCTCGTCGTCGGGCTCGGAACCGCCCTCGCTGCCGCCGCGCCCACCATCGGTACCACCCACGCCCCGTTCGACCGCTGGGTGCCCGCCCTGGTGGTCTGCGCCGCTGTGATCGCCACGGCGGTCGGTGCCGCGCTCCGCCGCGGGGCGGGCGGCGTACGGGCCGCCTGCTTCGCCGGGGCGACAGCGGTCGGGTACGCCCTCACCGCGGCCATGCTGAAGGACGCCACCCATGCCTGGCAGACCGGCGGGCCCGCCGCGTTCTTCAGCACCTGGCAGACCTACGGCTTCGCCGCCACCGGCGTACTGGCCATCTTCCTCCTGGAGAACGCCATGCAGTCGGGCCCGCTGACCGCCTCCCAGCCGGTCCTCACCCTCGGCGACGCGCTGGTGAGCCTGTCGCTGGGCGTCACCCTGTACGACGAACGGGTACGGGCCGGCTGGTGGCTGATCCCCGAGGCGATTGGCGTCGCACTGGTCCTGTGGGGCGCCGTGTTGCTCTCCCGCGTGGCGCTGGCCCGGGACCTGACAGGTGCTCAGGAGACGACACCGGCCGCCGCCCACGACGCGGGTACGGCGCCCGGACCGGCGGATACCTGAGCGCCGTGCGGTGCCGGGGGGCTACCGGACCCACCCGCGCCCGGTAGCCCCCACCGCACCACATGAGCCTCACAGCATGACGTGCTTGACCTGGGTGTAGTCCAACAGGCCCGCGAGGGACAGGTCGCTGCCGTAGCCGGAGTGCTTGACCCCGCCGTGCGGCATCTCCGACACCGTCGTCCCGTGGGTGTTCACCCAGACGATCCCGGTGTGCAGGGCGCGGGTGGCCCGCATGACGCGGGTGTGATCGGCGGTCCACACGCTCGCCGCCAGACCGAACCGGACCCCGTTCGCCAGCCGGACGGCCTCGTCCTCGTCGGTGAAGGGCTGCACCGTGACGACCGGGCCGAAGATCTCCTCCTGCACGATCTCGTCGTCCTGGCGCACCCCGGCCACGACCGTGGGGGAGTGGAACCAGCCCGCCCCTCCCGGTGCCGTGCCTCCCGCCACCACCTCGGCATGGTCCGGCAGTCGGCGCAACAACCCCTGTACGGAGGTGAGTTGGGCCTCGCTGTTGAGCGGGCCGTAGTCGGCGGCCGGATCGCCGGGCGGCCCGGTCCGCAGGGTGCGCGCCGCCGCCGCGAACGCGGTCACAAAGGCGTCGTAGCGGCGGTGGTGGACCAGGAACCGGGTGGGGGCGGTGCAGTCCTGGCCGGCGTTGTAGTACGCCACGGCCGCGAGCTCGGCCGCGGCGGCCCCGGCGTCCACGTCCTCGTGGACGAGAACCGGCGCATTGCCGCCCAGTTCCAGGTGCACCCGTTTGAGGTCCGCCGCGGCGGTGGCGGCGATCTCCCGCCCGGCCCGGACACTGCCGGTGACGGCGACGAGCCGGGGCACCGGGTGCGCGGTCAGGGACCGCCCGGTGTCGCGGTCCCCGCAGACCACATTGAGTACGCCGGGCGGCAGATGCTCCGCGGCGATCCGGGCGAGCAGCACCGTGGACGACGGGGTGGTGTCGGCGGGCTTGAGTACCGTGGTGTTGCCCGCCGCGAGCGCCGGGGCGACCTTCCACGCGGCCATCATCAGCGGGTAGTTCCAGGGGGTGATCTGCGCGCAGACACCGACCGGTTCGCGACGCAGCACCGAGGTGCGGCCCTCGGTGTACTCGGCCGCGGCCGCCCCCGGCAGATTGCGCGCCGCCCCCGCGAAGAAGCGGAAGGTGTCGATGACCGCGGGCAGTTCCTCGGTCCGGAACTGTTCCGGCGGCTTGCCGGTGTCCCCGACCTCGGCGGCCACCAGGGCGTCGGCGTGCTCCTCGACCGCCTCGGCGATCCGCAGCAGCGCCCGCTGCCGCTCGGCGGGAGTGGTCGTCGACCAGCGGACGAGAGCGTTCTGCGCGGCGGTGCAGGCCGCGTCCGTGTCGGACGGGCCGGAGCGCGGCGCGCTGCCGTGCACCTCGCCGGTGGCGGGGTTGACCAGGTCCATCGTCGCGCCGGAGGCCGCCGGGCGGCCCGTCCCCGCGAGGTGATTGCGGACCGGGGCGGGCTTGGGGTCCTCAGCCATGACGCAGCACCTCCCGTGCCGCGTCGCGGCCGGTGCGGACGGCGCCCTCCATATAGCCGGCGACCCACTGGTCGGACCCGCAGACGTAGAAGGGCGGTTCGTGTGTGCCGTGCAGCGGGCCGACGGCCATGACATCGCCGGGATTCCACTGCGTGACGTACCCCTGGGTCCAGGGGTCGGTGCCCCACAGCCGCAGATACGACGTGAACGGCTGGAAGGCCTCGGCACCGTAGAGGCGCGCCACGTCCGAGAGCAGTTCGTGGTCACGGACCGAGGCGGGCATGCCCAGCAGGACGCCGTAGCGCTCGGGCGGGATCAGCGCGGAGAGGATGCCCTCGCTCTGCGGCCAGGTGCTGCCGAGCACGCCTTCGCACTCGGAGAGACCGTTGAGGTCCCGGCTGCGCCAGAAGGGCTTGTCGTAGGCCGCGGCGAACTTGGCCGCGACGGCGTGCCGCTGGCGGTGCAGTGAGGCGAGCCGGGCCTCGGAGACGCCGGTGACGGCGATCGAGCGGAGCGGACCGACCGGCAGCGCGCTGACCACGGCATCCGCCGTCAGGGTCTCCCCGCAGGACAGCCGCACCCGGCAGCCTCCCGGCCGCACCGCCACCTCCTCGACGGGCGCTTCGAGCCGGATGCGGCGGCCGAGCTCCGCGGCCATGCGCAGCGCCACCGTCGCCGAGCCCTCGGCCACCCGCAGCCCCTCCCAGTCCTCGTAGGCGTAGGGATCGTCCCCGGGGACCGCGGCGTGTTTGCGCAGCGCGGAGAGCAGGGAGGTGCGCTCGTAGGAGCCGCTGGCCAGGGCGAGTTGGCCTATTTCCCAGAGCCGTACGACGGCGGGGCTCGCGCCTTCGCCGCGCAGCCAGGCGCCGACCGACAGGCGGTCGAGGGTCGCCGCGTGCGGATGGGACCACGGGTCCCCGGGGTCGACGGTCCGGGCCAGCGCGACGAAGGCGTCGGTGACCTTACGGTGGCAGGCCTCGTCGCCGGGGCCGAACCAGTGCGGCGGATCGCCCGCCGAGACCCCTTCCGCGGTGGCCCGCGCCATCTTGCCGGGCTCGGCGACATAGCTGGGAATGAGGGTCAGGCCGAGCTCCGCGGCCAGCGCGAGGTAGGCGGTATGGGCCCGGCCGACCACCTCGCCGCCGAGCTGGACCAGCCGGCCGTCGGGCAGCACGGCCTGCTCGACGCGTCCGCCGACCCGGTCGCGGGCTTCGAGGACGAGGACATCGGCGCCGGCCGCGCTCAGGTCACGCGCCGCGGCGAGCCCGGCGAGGCCGGCACCGAGCACGATGACATCGTGGTTCATGGGGAGGGCTTCCTTTGCTGTCGGTGAACGGCTGCTGGGGCGGGCGCACCAGGGCCCGGCCGGCGCAGCTGCCGGAGCGGGCCCGGGCTGATCCGGAGGGCGCGGCCCTACTCCAGGACCAGGCAGTGCTCCGGCCGCCAGCCGATCTCCACGCTCTCGCCGCCGCTCCAGCGGTCCTCCATGCGCGAGCGGTCGGTGTTCTGCTCCAGTACGGTCACCGTGACGCCGGGGGCGAGTTCGATCAGATAGGTGGTGGTGGGGCCGGAGTAGACGGTCTCCCGGACCACGCCCTGCACCAGCGCCATGCCCGGTTCGAAGTCGGAGAGCCAGATCTTCTCCGGCCGGACCGACAGGCTGACGCTGCTGCCGTCGGCCACACCACTCCGGTCGCCGACCGGGAGAGCCGGACCGCAGTCGAGGACGACCTGCCCGTCCCGGTAGGTGCCGGGGACCAGGTTGGAAGTGCCCATGAAGGACGCCACGAAGCGGCTCGCGGGGCGTTCGTAGACGTCCTCGGGCGTGCCGCACTGCTCCACGTGGCCCTCGTTCATCACCGCCACCCGGTCCGACATGGTCAGCGCCTCGTCCTGGTCGTGGGTGACGAAGACGAAGGTGATGCCGACCTCGCGCTGGATCTGCTTGAGTTCGACCTGCATCCGCCGCCGGAGCTTGAGGTCGAGCGCGGCCAGCGGCTCGTCGAGCAGCAGCACCTGGGGCCGGTTGACCAGGGCGCGGGCCAGGGCCACCCGCTGGCGCTGGCCGCCGGAGAGCGTACCGGGCTTGCGGTCGCCCAGGCCGCCGAGCTGCACCCGCTCGAGCATGGCGCCGACCCGCTCGCGGATCTCGGCCCGGCCGACGCCCTTGCGCTTGAGGCCGAAGGCCACGTTGTCGGCCACCGAGAGGTGGTCGAAGAGGGCGTAACTCTGGAAGACCGTATTGACGTTGCGCTTGTCCGGCGGGAGCGCGGTCACGTCCTCGCCGCTGAGCAGGATGGTGCCCGCGGTGGGGTCGGTGAAGCCGCCGATCATCCGCAGCGAGGTGGTCTTGCCGCAGCCGGACGGGCCCAGCAGGGAGAAGAACTCGCCGGCTGCGATGTCCAGGGAGAGGTCCTGCACCGCGTAGGAGCCGCCGTAGTTCTTGCTGAGGTGGTCGAGCCGGACGGCGGGCGGGGCACCGGCCGGGTCGCCGGCCGGGGCCGCGCCGGCGGAGGGGGTGTCGGAGGAGGTCATGGGTGTCACTTCCCGGAGAGCAGATCGAGGCCACCGCGGCGGCCGAACAGACGCGGGATGGCCAGGGCGAGACCGATGAGGCCGATGGAGCCGATGAGCATCAGCGTGCCGACCGCGTTGATGGTGGGCTGTACGCCGAACCGGATCGCCGAGTAGATGCGGACGGACAGCGGCTGCGGGTCCACGCCGGTGGTGAAGTAGGCCAGTACGAAGTCGTCGAAGACCAGGGCGAAGACGAGGACCGCGGAGGCCAGGATGCTGGGCAGCAGCGCGGGCAGGGTGACCAGGCGGAGCGCCTGCCACCGGGTGGCGCCCAGGTCCATCGCGGCCTCCTCCACCTCCGGGTTGAGGGCGGCGATCCGCGAGCGCAGGATCACCGTCACATAGGAGATGGAGAAGGTGATCTCCGCGAGCATCACGGTGCCGGAGGAGAGGGTGATGTCCATGCCCTTGAAGAGCAGCATCGCCGCGACACCGGTGACGATCTCCGGGGTGATCAGCGGGACCAGCATGATCAGGCCGGCCAGCGAGCCGAGTCGGGTACGGCAGCGCACCA is a genomic window of Streptomyces sp. Edi2 containing:
- a CDS encoding ABC transporter permease → MWQLLAQFRVNLWLRFSQFPTVTETAEAFARRLGTAAYWQDVTDSLTRIVGGFALAAVLGVTVGIAVARSPLASDLLGPLLEVLRPIPAIALVPVAILLFPSNEQGIVFITCTAAFFPVTVSTRHAVRALTPVWEEAVRTMGGGRWRVLRSVVVPGALPGILGGLSVGIGVSWICVISAEMISGEYGVGYRTWQDYTILDYPGVFVGMATIGLLGRFTSTAVELLGRRLTRWLPRAAEGSPPPTGGRGGWRVGRWQVGRWRVRRSALGESS
- a CDS encoding DMT family transporter, which gives rise to MTTWPAVVFAVLAAASNALATVLQRRAARTVPLSSGLRLGLLVDLLHRAVWLGGMLAVVAAACFQALALSQGALSVVQPLFVLELPLALLIGRVLLGGHIPRTGWIGVGLLVVGLGTALAAAAPTIGTTHAPFDRWVPALVVCAAVIATAVGAALRRGAGGVRAACFAGATAVGYALTAAMLKDATHAWQTGGPAAFFSTWQTYGFAATGVLAIFLLENAMQSGPLTASQPVLTLGDALVSLSLGVTLYDERVRAGWWLIPEAIGVALVLWGAVLLSRVALARDLTGAQETTPAAAHDAGTAPGPADT
- a CDS encoding aminobutyraldehyde dehydrogenase, which encodes MAEDPKPAPVRNHLAGTGRPAASGATMDLVNPATGEVHGSAPRSGPSDTDAACTAAQNALVRWSTTTPAERQRALLRIAEAVEEHADALVAAEVGDTGKPPEQFRTEELPAVIDTFRFFAGAARNLPGAAAAEYTEGRTSVLRREPVGVCAQITPWNYPLMMAAWKVAPALAAGNTTVLKPADTTPSSTVLLARIAAEHLPPGVLNVVCGDRDTGRSLTAHPVPRLVAVTGSVRAGREIAATAAADLKRVHLELGGNAPVLVHEDVDAGAAAAELAAVAYYNAGQDCTAPTRFLVHHRRYDAFVTAFAAAARTLRTGPPGDPAADYGPLNSEAQLTSVQGLLRRLPDHAEVVAGGTAPGGAGWFHSPTVVAGVRQDDEIVQEEIFGPVVTVQPFTDEDEAVRLANGVRFGLAASVWTADHTRVMRATRALHTGIVWVNTHGTTVSEMPHGGVKHSGYGSDLSLAGLLDYTQVKHVML
- a CDS encoding ABC transporter substrate-binding protein produces the protein MSSRFTGSRFAPSPSSFPPSPFFRRSPDPSSTARRTARRRASLATALATALPAALLSGCGTTADASDGKTVTVTVGYQSKTINTVTAGTLLRSLGSFERALRAQGKRDGKVYKVRWQDYATGAPITAQMVAGKVDIGSMGDFPLLLNAARGTQLHAPTRLVSVTGYNLRGALNTIVTKPGSALRSPADLRGKRVSSSVGSASDGTLVRALQRAGIDPERGIHKLNQQPAVGASALQSGSADALSQFVAWPGLLAFQGKAQALYDGGALGLPTFHGVTVRDAFAGQRPAVVRAFLTAQRDATRYLQTHPVDAAQRVAKATGLPPEVVYLYNGAGGLATFDPTLKPQLIAALKKDVTVLRAAELTGPVNVDSFVNDRYVKQSYGSGYAKARSSTAHPSPDEVWLRGEDRTHSFSGPQALLRFAAAHRDAVRAAYVADATTGTRWFADKSVWVHDGARLLPFATRATADTWTRHHRGARTLSYAAALEQAR
- a CDS encoding ABC transporter permease encodes the protein MTLRTPHRRHRRGTDRKPRLALTATTLFFLLLYLPIGVVVLFSFNGQKSLTVFKGFSLRWYSDFFHDNVLIESLGMSLRVSLVAMAGSVVLGVALALGLVRCRTRLGSLAGLIMLVPLITPEIVTGVAAMLLFKGMDITLSSGTVMLAEITFSISYVTVILRSRIAALNPEVEEAAMDLGATRWQALRLVTLPALLPSILASAVLVFALVFDDFVLAYFTTGVDPQPLSVRIYSAIRFGVQPTINAVGTLMLIGSIGLIGLALAIPRLFGRRGGLDLLSGK
- a CDS encoding ABC transporter ATP-binding protein; protein product: MTSSDTPSAGAAPAGDPAGAPPAVRLDHLSKNYGGSYAVQDLSLDIAAGEFFSLLGPSGCGKTTSLRMIGGFTDPTAGTILLSGEDVTALPPDKRNVNTVFQSYALFDHLSVADNVAFGLKRKGVGRAEIRERVGAMLERVQLGGLGDRKPGTLSGGQRQRVALARALVNRPQVLLLDEPLAALDLKLRRRMQVELKQIQREVGITFVFVTHDQDEALTMSDRVAVMNEGHVEQCGTPEDVYERPASRFVASFMGTSNLVPGTYRDGQVVLDCGPALPVGDRSGVADGSSVSLSVRPEKIWLSDFEPGMALVQGVVRETVYSGPTTTYLIELAPGVTVTVLEQNTDRSRMEDRWSGGESVEIGWRPEHCLVLE
- a CDS encoding NAD(P)/FAD-dependent oxidoreductase yields the protein MNHDVIVLGAGLAGLAAARDLSAAGADVLVLEARDRVGGRVEQAVLPDGRLVQLGGEVVGRAHTAYLALAAELGLTLIPSYVAEPGKMARATAEGVSAGDPPHWFGPGDEACHRKVTDAFVALARTVDPGDPWSHPHAATLDRLSVGAWLRGEGASPAVVRLWEIGQLALASGSYERTSLLSALRKHAAVPGDDPYAYEDWEGLRVAEGSATVALRMAAELGRRIRLEAPVEEVAVRPGGCRVRLSCGETLTADAVVSALPVGPLRSIAVTGVSEARLASLHRQRHAVAAKFAAAYDKPFWRSRDLNGLSECEGVLGSTWPQSEGILSALIPPERYGVLLGMPASVRDHELLSDVARLYGAEAFQPFTSYLRLWGTDPWTQGYVTQWNPGDVMAVGPLHGTHEPPFYVCGSDQWVAGYMEGAVRTGRDAAREVLRHG
- a CDS encoding ferredoxin family protein; its protein translation is MPVAPQRADVPVTIDESKCIDGCTLCVDMCPLDSLAINPASNKAYMHVDECWYCGPCAARCPTGAVTVNMPYLLR